CGCACCGAAGGTCGTCGAGCAGGTGCGCGACGTCGTCGTCGAGGTCAACCGCCAGGGCACGAGCGTCCTGCTGGTCGAGCAGAACGCGACGATGGCGCTGTCGATCGCCTCGCACGGCTACGTGCTCGAGACGGGCAAGGTCGTCAAGGACGGGCCGGCCGACGAGCTGCGCGCCGACGCCGACATCCGCGAGTTCTACCTCGGGATGGGCGAGGCGGGACGGCGCTCGTTCCGCGACCTCAAGACCTACCGGCGCAAGAAGCGGTGGGCCGCGTGAGCGCCGGCGAGCCGCTGCTGGTCGTCGAGGACGTCGCGCTGCGCTTCGGGGGCGTCAAGGCGCTGGACGGCGTGAGCTTCGACGTGCGCCCCGGCGAGCTCTTCGCCGTCATCGGTCCCAACGGCGCGGGCAAGACGTCGATCTTCAACTGCCTCAACGGCGTCTACCACCCGCAGCGCGGGTCGATCCGCCTCGGCGGCGAGGACCTGCTCAAGCGCTCGCCGGTGGAGATCGCGCGCCTCGGCGTCGCGCGCACCTTCCAGAACCTCGGGCTCTTCATGAACCTGTCGCTGGTCGACAACCTCATGCTCGGCCGCCACCATCTGATGCGCACCGGGTTCCTCGCCGGCGCCGTGTGGTGGGGCCGGGCCAAGCGCGAGGAGGTCGAGCACCGCGCGAAGGTCGAGGAGGTCGTCGAGCTGCTCGAGCTCGAGGCCTACCGCCACGTGCCCGCCGGTCTGCTGCCCTACGGCGTGCAGAAGCGCGTCGAGCTCGGGCGCGCCCTGGCGATGGAGCCGCGGCTGCTCCTGCTCGACGAGCCGGTGGCCGGCATGAACCTCGAGGAGAGCGAGGACATGGCCCGCTACGTGCTCGAGGTCCGCGAGGCGCTCGGCCTGGCGATGGTCCTCGTCGAGCACGACATGCACCTCGTCATGGACCTCGCCGACCGCGTGCTCGCGCTCGACTTCGGCGTGCCGCTGGCCGTCGGCACGCCGGCCGAGGTGCAGGCCGACCAGCGCGTGATCGACGCGTACCTCGGGGTCGCGGCGTGACCGCCTCGGGCCCGACGCTCGTCCACGACCTGCTGCGCCACGCCGCCGAGCGGCCGGACGCCGTCGCGCTGCGCGACAAGCACCGCGGCATCTGGCGCGAGACGACGTGGGCGGGCTACGCCGACCGGGTCGCGCGCGCCGCGGCGGGGCTGCAGGCCCTGGGCGTCGGCCCTGGCGACCGCGTCGCCGTCCACGCCGAGAACCGCCCGGAGTGGCTCGTGGCCGACCTGGCGATCCAGGCGCTGGGCGCGGCGACCGTCGGCGTCTACCCGACGAGCTCGCCCGCCGAGGTCGAGCACGTGGTCGGCCACGCTGCCGCCACCGTCCTGGTCGCCGAGGACGAGGAGCAGCTCGACAAGGCGCTCGCGGTGCGCGACCGCCTTCCGGAGCTGCGCCACATCGCGGTCGTCGACCTGCGCGGCGTGGGCGACGACGCCGGCGTGACGCCGTGGGCGACCGTCGAGGAGCACGCGCCGGCGGACCTCGCCGGGCTGGCGCAGGCGCTCGACCCCGAGGCGACGGCGACGCTCGTCTACACCTCGGGGACCACGGGCCCGCCGAAGGGCGCGATGCTCTCGCACCGCAACCTCCAGGCGGCCGCACGCGCGTGCCGCGAGGTCTGGGAGGTCGGCCCGGACGACGAGGTCCTCTCGTACCTCCCGCTCTGCCACGTCGCCGAGCGCCTCTTCT
The DNA window shown above is from Conexibacter sp. SYSU D00693 and carries:
- a CDS encoding ABC transporter ATP-binding protein, whose product is MSAGEPLLVVEDVALRFGGVKALDGVSFDVRPGELFAVIGPNGAGKTSIFNCLNGVYHPQRGSIRLGGEDLLKRSPVEIARLGVARTFQNLGLFMNLSLVDNLMLGRHHLMRTGFLAGAVWWGRAKREEVEHRAKVEEVVELLELEAYRHVPAGLLPYGVQKRVELGRALAMEPRLLLLDEPVAGMNLEESEDMARYVLEVREALGLAMVLVEHDMHLVMDLADRVLALDFGVPLAVGTPAEVQADQRVIDAYLGVAA